The proteins below come from a single Nocardioides eburneiflavus genomic window:
- a CDS encoding CoA transferase subunit A, translated as MDKVVSSAAEAVADIPDGATLAVGGFGLSGIPSVLIDAILEAGTTDLEAVSNNCGVDEWGLGKLLFAKRIRRMISSYVGENKEFARQYLSGELEVELTPQGTLAERMRAGGSGIPGFYTATGVGTQVAEGGLPWKYDSEGNVIVSSPPKETKVFAVRDGEGGHVDREYVLEEAIVADFGLVRAWKGDRHGNLIYRQSARNFNPLAAMCGRLTIAEVEELVEPGELDPNDIHTPGVYVQRVVALTPEQAADKRIERVTTRPRPTSDGAGAAPADDAATHGLGG; from the coding sequence ATGGACAAAGTGGTCTCTTCCGCGGCCGAAGCGGTCGCTGACATCCCGGACGGTGCGACCCTCGCCGTCGGCGGCTTCGGCCTGTCGGGCATCCCGTCGGTGCTCATCGACGCGATCCTCGAGGCCGGCACGACCGACCTCGAGGCGGTCTCGAACAACTGCGGCGTGGACGAGTGGGGCCTCGGCAAGCTCCTGTTCGCGAAGCGGATCCGGCGGATGATCTCCTCCTACGTCGGGGAGAACAAGGAGTTCGCCCGGCAGTACCTCTCCGGTGAGCTCGAGGTCGAGCTCACCCCGCAGGGCACGCTGGCCGAGCGGATGCGCGCGGGCGGCTCGGGGATCCCGGGGTTCTACACCGCGACCGGTGTCGGCACGCAGGTCGCCGAGGGCGGGCTGCCGTGGAAGTACGACTCCGAGGGCAACGTCATCGTCTCCTCGCCGCCGAAGGAGACGAAGGTCTTCGCTGTCCGTGATGGTGAGGGCGGCCATGTTGATCGGGAGTACGTCCTGGAGGAGGCGATCGTGGCCGACTTCGGGCTCGTACGGGCCTGGAAGGGCGACCGGCACGGCAACCTGATCTACCGGCAGTCCGCGCGCAACTTCAACCCGCTGGCTGCGATGTGCGGCCGGCTGACGATCGCGGAGGTCGAGGAGCTCGTCGAGCCCGGCGAGCTCGACCCCAACGACATCCACACCCCGGGGGTGTACGTGCAGCGCGTGGTCGCGCTGACCCCGGAGCAGGCGGCCGACAAGAGGATCGAGCGGGTCACGACGCGGCCGCGGCCCACCTCTGACGGGGCGGGTGCTGCTCCCGCTGATGACGCTGCGACGC